In the Octopus bimaculoides isolate UCB-OBI-ISO-001 chromosome 7, ASM119413v2, whole genome shotgun sequence genome, TGAAAAGAGAAGCAGAGTTATGATTTGGAAAAAAAAGAGATGATAGATATCTCTCAATCAATGGAAATAGAATTATCTATTTGGACCAGGGGTAATGTAGTCTAGGTTGCAATCCAAAGGATCAATAAACACCTGAAACGATTTTAAGCATTAAAGGTGTTGAATTATGAGCAAATTGAATCTAGAAAAGCATGATAATTTAAGGTTAAAGCTCACTAATTTCCAGCCAAATATCAATACAATAACTACTAGTATTCatcaaacatatttcacagtataCATCCCGTCTATGTCAATATAATATGActggatttttatttttcaattttgttgagtattttcattaaatatttattaaaaatgggTAATAGcacaaaaggaaggaaggaattattgtttttaaatcaaatttttattaattatacttaCAAATTCACATGAAAGGAGTCAATAAGTTATCAACTATTCAATGgagggatcaatgaaataagtttgCTGACCCCTAATTTAGATAGAGGATTATAACATAATAGAATACACGAcagtattaaaatataacatgCTACAATTCAGTGACTAGTTGTATAATGACAGTAGGTGTGATATCTACAAAGCAGGTCAACAGGTGACAGACTGGTGAACACAAATATAAGCACTCCAGTGGTACACTGAAATTAATGGAGTAGGACAATTTTAAAAGGTAGCTATATGACCAAACTGGAGCCAAAAGGTCAAAGATAGACAATTATGGGTTAGGGCTGAGAGGTGTTTGTTAAGTTAGATCAATAAGTACCTTAATAATGATCACACTGACATGCCATGTCGATTTGGACATACTTTTCTCCCCAATGACAATGTAGTTCACATGGACATACCCTTTAACACTTATAACATTTAAACACTTCAACTTCATCAATCATATTCTGATAGCAACAGTAATGTAACATGCATTCTTCTGTGTCACACTTTTACTTTCTATCCTTAAAAGGGTCACTTAGCTTTTCAAACTTCATCCTCCTATTCACCTATTGTATACTGCTTTGCTCCAAGTCCTGCTCTAACTGTACTATTAGTCACTTACTTCTAACATGTTACAATTTGACAATATCCAGTGCTCTGTGATGCTATAAGTCAAAATTGTATTTCTCAAATCCCATTGAGAGATATTTGTCAGCACGTTtagattttctttctccatttgtatctcttctttttatattatttaacattCTGCATGCAATAATCAGCAAGACAGAATGTTTCAATTAAAGTTAACAGTTTACAGCAAATCATCCTACTTCTAAATACACAAACTTATTCTTGCAGAAACAAATGATGAAATAGTTTTTGTAGATTATTAAAACTTTAattaaaagacagagaaatacatCAGTCACAAAATAGAACAATTCAtagcattaaaatgatgacaaatgTCTGTGTAAGCAAACTAGATACTAAAGTTAATCCAAAATGAATCATTGAAAAATGTAATAACCATGTAGTGGAGAGATTCTTTTATTATAACACTATGCACTGCTTCTTATTTACAATTACCTTCCATGCTTCAGTTCTATCATCATGTAGAATgtgtgagaaaaaagaaaatctccaGTTTATATTTGTCCATTTTCCAAAAAATTCCTTTGTATTATCTGTCCCATAGAAATTCCCTTTTGTCTTCATGAGGTAACAGTTCATAAAACTTCTTcagattaattcttttattgcttGCTGTCCATGTGCCTTTTTTTTATGATTAGTCAAACTCCTACTCTCAGAGTaagttttaccacaaatatcacaatgatatggttttacaCCTGTGTGAACAGGTTTGTGACGATTTAAATTCTGATTGTCAGcatatgatttaccacaaatatcacaagtgTATGGTCTTTCACCTGTGTGACCACGTACATGGAGTGTTAAATGACCTTTctgagagaaggatttaccacaggtatcacagtgaaatggattttcacctgtgtgaatacgtacaTGTTGAATTAAATGACCATTCTGAGTGAATGTTTtatcacatatatcacagtgatatggtttctcaccagtgtgtatgcgtacatgttgAGTTAGATGAGTATTCACCGAGAAGgttttaccacagatttcacagtggtaTGGATTGTCacctgtgtgcatgcgtatgtgtctaGATAAATTACTCTTGCCAGAGAATCTttttccacaaatatcacagtggtatggtttctcaccagtgTGCATGCGGATGTGCTGAGTTAATCTATTACTGACACAGAAtcttttaccacagatatcacagtggtatgggtTATCAccagtgtgtatgcgtatgtgtctagTTAATGCACTACTGCCAGAGAATgttttcccacagatatcacaagagTATGGATTCTCACTACCCTGAGCACCTCTGTGATTAGTCATGTTACCTCTTCAAAAGAATGTTTTCCTACAAGTATTAAAATAGCATGGCTTTTCACTTGTGTAAATAGGATTGTGTCTATTTAATGGATATTCTAAAATATGCTTACCACAAATACCATTTTCATAGCCAaacattaatttatcaaatgCAGCAAATATTTTTCCACAGATATTgcattgatatggtttctcacataaatgaatatatttgtgtgtagtcaAATGACTTTGCTGAGAGGACACTCTTCCACAAATATCAAAACAGTATAACTTTTCACCAGTATAGATACATTTATGCTTGGTCAAATTACTGATGTAGGATAAAGTTTTACAAGAGATTATGCCCTGATAAAATTTCTTATCTTTCTGGACATCATTATGCAagaacaaaatttgtttttgatAATTACTTAACtattcattttaaaacatttaagctTTTTAACTTGtatgaaaaaccaaaaaaactttCTTTAATAAAGGATTAaactatataaatgtttttttactgGTATACAAAAGACAAAATTTGTATCTGTGTAGCAACTAGATTCTGATTTAGCTCGATCATGTTACATATCTCTATCACAATGTGCTTATAATCTTAATTCAAACATTAATGCAACTTCCTCAAGATGTTATAGATGTGTTACTTGTAATCTATTCTTCATAAtaccagttttctttcttcaaaatctGGTAAAGTTCCTTAAATATACTGAATTCCACAATACCATCTCATTGTCACcacaaaacctgaaataaaaaatataaggtaaaaagGACAATGTAAATGACAGTTATTAGAGAAATAGGGCTTGACTAGATTGAATGAGAGAATAAAAGGGGAAGAGCAGAAAAACAATATTAAGGATATCCATACATAACATCAGTTATGATGTGATGTATGGACAAGAACTTTTGAAAGGAAATAATGAGACACACAGATGTAGAAAGAAATCAAGAATTCTTTTTGTGggagtatacacatataaataacaaacagTGTTGTCATCCACATAGaaggttgaaaaaaaaagcaatgaaaatttaacacagtgcccctagactggctcctgtgcaggtggcacgtaaaatacaccattttgagcgtggcctttgccagtaccgcctgactggccttcgtgccggtggtacgtaaaagcacccagctgtagaaactctgccaaatcagattggagcctggtgtagccatctggttcaccagtcctcagtcaaatcgtccaacccatgctagcatggaaagcggacgttaaacgatgatgatgatttgaagaGAGTGGGGACTAGACCAGAACAATAACAATGttacaataaaaaatacagaaaatactgTGAAGGTGAGACACAATAGTGTGTAAATGGATGATGCATAGATGAGGTAATAATGAAGTATACAGACGTagaaaaactgataaaatttttatttatttattttgtgtgagtGGACTATAATATAAATAGGTAACTCGGGGACACCATCAATTTACTAAAGAAAACATACCCATCAAAACTAGGCAACAACAATACAGCGATGTACNNNNNNNNNNNNNNNNNNNNNNNNNNNNNNNNNNNNNNNNNNNNNNNNNNNNNNNNNNNNNNNNNNNNNNNNNNNNNNNNNNNNNNNNNNNNNNNNNNNNNNNNNNNNNNNNNNNNNNNNNNNNNNNNNNNNNNNNNNNNNNNNNNNNNNNNNNNNNNNNNNNNNNNNNNNNNNNNNNNNNNNNNNNNNNNNNNNNNNNNNNNNNNNNNNNNNNNNNNNNNNNNNNNNNNNNNNNNNNNNNNNNNNNNNNNNNNNNNNNNNNNNNNNNNNNNNNNNNNNNNNNNNNNNNNNNNNNNNNNNNNNNNNNNNNNNNNNNNNNNNNNNNNNNNNNNNNNNNNNNNNNNNNNNNNNNNNNNNNNNNNNNNNNNNNNNNNNNNNNNNNNNNNNNNNNNNNNNNNNNNNNNNNNNNNNNNNNNNNNNNNNNNNNNNNNNNNNNNNNNNNNNNNNNNNNNNNNNNNNNNNNNNNNNNNNNNNNNNNNNNNNNNNNNNNNNNNNNNNNNNNNNNNNNNNNNNNNNNNNNNNNNNNNNNNNNNNNNNNNNNNNNNNNNNNNNNNNNNNNNNNNNNNNNNNNNNNNNNNNNNNNTCACTGAGATGCAacacaattttgtcagtgaacaggtcgcggtctcagagcgaggaaaatattttgacaaattaaatttaaatgttgaagtgaatctgacggcttttgtgtgttattttaaatggcttataaacaccttccacgctgcaattgtttacaaTAAGTTTCTGTTCAAAAATTTTTTACcattgtttattaatattttaagttgaatacaatgtttctattgttgtttaaAGTTCTTCTATATCGTTAAATTGAAACTAAAATATCCACATTGAACACAAGATAAacgtaaatatttaaacatatacagatagatgccTCGTCAAAACACAAAACACTTTGGATGAACAAAACATACCGGGATCCAGAACAAACTGATATGGTTGAAAAGAGATTCAATGACAACAGAGAAAAAACAGGATTTGTTATTAATTATGACAATCTGTCACAAATGATACTTGAAAGTTGCCATGCTTAATGTTTGGCACATAGTTTCTGAAACTGAATGCTGTTAGTATTTAAATTCAATCGAGATTAAGCCTGAATGTAAATAACACCTGACTACCAATAGATCATAATATGGATTATTACAACAGAGAAGTTTCTTGtactagaaatattaaaataattaacaactGACAAAGCATCAACTTAATGTTTTCTCTGTATTTGGTGAGATAATCAGATATATGGAGATATGTAGAGATATAATATACTCACTATATGTCTAGTCAAGCAATTCCACTGATTTCACAGAACCTTAGCAATAAACTTTAATGCAAACCTAGTTCATCAAATCTTCAGCCGTATTTTcgtaaaaaaaaagacttattttcttttttctcattatgTTGTGCCGTAACACCGAGTGATGGTCTGATCTGtgagtgtatgcttatatatatatatatttagagagatagagatactcAGTTTATGTGCAGTCAACCAACTTTATTTTCACAGAATCTACGCGGCATACTTTAATGCCAACTTAATTCATCAAATCATCAGCCGCGCTTTCGTAAAAATAGATACGTCTCTATTTTTAACtttcttctctttgatttttatttagttctttttctctctcttttatcttcctTTGTTAGGAAAAATTCTATTTTTGTGTATTAGCTACATGAACGATGTCatcattcaaataatatttttatcaaaatggaTGCACATACAAGAAAACAGAGCAAGTTGATCaattctttgtgagtgaatttgacagatgCAGAAggccattgtatatgtatatgtgtgtcagccatttaggtttgtttatgtctctataaTCTAGCAGTGTCACACCAATAAAATACTAACTAGACTtagaaaataagaactggggtcaatttggtCAACTTAACCATTTAGGGCAGTACTCCATCATGGGCGTtgacaatctggtgtgtttgtttGCCAGCCCAGGTTTCGCTGCTCATCAAGCTGAGAAGAGTAAGCTATCGACCACTCTCTAACTGATTTGTAGTCCAACCTGTGGGTGTGGAGACCCCCAGCCTACATCCCTGCTCACAGCTCTTGGGCAGAGATGGCTATCAACAAATGCAAACCCTGttagtcagagtggctgttccagtgcatcttCCTCACCATCCTCCTGGGCAATACCTTTCCATTTTGTCCACCAGGACCATGAGGCAGACTGACAAGTCTTATA is a window encoding:
- the LOC106881322 gene encoding zinc finger protein 239 gives rise to the protein MTNHRGAQGSENPYSCDICGKTFSGSSALTRHIRIHTGDNPYHCDICGKRFCVSNRLTQHIRMHTGEKPYHCDICGKRFSGKSNLSRHIRMHTGDNPYHCEICGKTFSVNTHLTQHVRIHTGEKPYHCDICDKTFTQNGHLIQHVRIHTGENPFHCDTCGKSFSQKGHLTLHVRGHTGERPYTCDICGKSYADNQNLNRHKPVHTGVKPYHCDICGKTYSESRSLTNHKKKAHGQQAIKELI